One Manduca sexta isolate Smith_Timp_Sample1 chromosome 28, JHU_Msex_v1.0, whole genome shotgun sequence DNA window includes the following coding sequences:
- the LOC115447039 gene encoding uncharacterized protein LOC115447039 isoform X1, which produces MALQPQQFCVRWNSYHTNLQAVFPRLLLTEQFADVTLACESRQLRCHKLVLSACSAYLERLLLQNPCDHPIVLMRDMRFSEMQALVDFMYKGEVNVTQDELPSLLKSAEALQIRGLCSSDTSGLTSEGKPENKDFTVASEALVANAQRDTNTTNGPAAPQPKPTTNPPATTNGAKKRKSEERPSEVKEETVEEDGLYYGELDNDNLEYNEDEDTGKPGSSLGQPSGRRAPYIRVKPESELFFQNKLQNLAKANSDYITRLSKMNAAEIKHEFSKYGLSTRTEEYLQQKNIEKAENDYYKSWLEQNGELEVSLLKAGQVKKAKNDAKSQKSEVELIPKSVVNKEAFPKIGEKTQIRRRGRPPIFKDKNIDIGDTVLKSDLDQFLEGKEVSSSGLSRKDLERVMMGKFNPNRRYSNEAMWAALMDVKKGGSIYRAAQTHKVPRKSLRNWMKRCHIKSSFPMPQQLKQFVENSKKQKEYKNFEYQNAEAQNCERSGPETECYETELDFGKHFLSFNNAMSSEDEIAKIEEKSSDNREAAEDANAALNMSIHE; this is translated from the exons ATGGCGCTACAACCGCAACAGTTTTGCGTGCGATGGAACTCCTACCACACCAACCTGCAg GCGGTGTTCCCCCGGCTGCTGCTGACGGAGCAGTTCGCGGACGTGACGCTGGCGTGCGAGTCGCGCCAGCTGCGCTGCCACAAGCTGGTGCTGTCGGCGTGCTCCGCCTACCTCGAGCGGCTGCTGCTGCAGAACCCCTGCGACCATCCCATCGTGCTCATGAGGGATATGAG GTTCAGCGAGATGCAGGCGCTGGTGGACTTCATGTACAAGGGCGAGGTGAACGTGACGCAGGACGAGTTGCCCAGCCTGCTCAAGAGCGCGGAGGCGCTGCAGATCAGGG GTCTCTGCTCCAGTGACACGTCGGGTCTCACGTCTGAAGGCAAGCCCGAGAACAAAGACTTCACGGTGGCGAGTGAGGCGCTCGTCGCCAACGCGCAGCGAGACACCAACACCACCAACG GCCCCGCAGCACCACAACCAAAGCCAACGACCAACCCACCGGCGACGACAAACGGCGCCAAGAAGAGGAAGTCGGAGGAGCGGCCCTCGGAGGTGAAGGAGGAGACCGTCGAGGAGGACGGACTCTACTACGGCGAGCTCGACAACGACAACTTGGAGTACAACGAG gacgAAGATACAGGCAAACCAGGAAGCAGTCTTGGACAACCTTCTG GTCGTCGCGCACCGTACATACGTGTGAAGCCAGAGAGTGAACTGTTCtttcaaaataaacttcaaaatcTTGCAAAAGCTAACTCAGACTACATCACCAGGCTCTCGAAAATGAACGCAGCTGAAATAAAACACGAATTCTCTAAATACGGCTTGAGTACACGTACTGAAGAATATTTACAACagaaaaacattgaaaaagCCGAAAACGACTACTATAAGTCCTGGCTCGAGCAAAACGGTGAGCTTGAAGTCTCATTGCTGAAGGCTGGGCAAGTGAAAAAAGCCAAAAATGACGCTAAATCTCAAAAATCCGAAGTTGAATTGATTCCAAAAAGTGTTGTCAACAAAGAGGCTTTCCCGAAAATTGGTGAGAAAACACAAATACGAAGACGCGGCCGGCCACCGATTTTCAAAGATAAGAACATAGATATAGGAGACACGGTTTTAAAGTCAGATCTGGACCAGTTCTTAGAGGGCAAGGAGGTCAGCTCGTCAGGCTTATCGCGCAAGGATCTCGAAAGGGTGATGATGGGGAAATTCAACCCTAACCGCCGATACTCTAACGAGGCCATGTGGGCGGCTCTCATGGACGTGAAAAAAGGAGGCAGCATTTATAG AGCCGCCCAGACCCACAAAGTGCCGCGCAAGTCACTGCGCAACTGGATGAAGCGCTGCCACATAAAGTCGTCGTTCCCGATGCCGCAGCAACTTAAACAGTTCGTCGAGAACAGCAAAAAACAAAAGGAATACAAGAACTTCGAATATCAGAACGCCGAAGCCCAGAACTGCGAGAGGAGCGGACCCGAAACAGAATGCTACGAAACCGAATTAGATTTCGGCAAACACTTCTTGTCGTTTAATAATGCCATGTCCAGTGAGGATGAGATCGCCAAAATTGAAGAGAAATCCTCCGACAACAGGGAGGCTGCGGAGGACGCCAACGCAGCTCTTAACATGTCAATACACGAATGA
- the LOC115447039 gene encoding protein bric-a-brac 2 isoform X4 encodes MALQPQQFCVRWNSYHTNLQAVFPRLLLTEQFADVTLACESRQLRCHKLVLSACSAYLERLLLQNPCDHPIVLMRDMRFSEMQALVDFMYKGEVNVTQDELPSLLKSAEALQIRGLCSSDTSGLTSEGKPENKDFTVASEALVANAQRDTNTTNGPAAPQPKPTTNPPATTNGAKKRKSEERPSEVKEETVEEDGLYYGELDNDNLEYNEDEDTGKPGSSLGQPSGVRTSTEIVTRHFIDMDHGIPLNIHARPRVVGRRPNAIVNIETDVFQEKSYKQYSSQHLRDALIAVKKGYSVYAASNKYGVPRKTLRNWMEKYDIKSQFSKGRRGARTTQILDPLDLMVEARSERYEDTL; translated from the exons ATGGCGCTACAACCGCAACAGTTTTGCGTGCGATGGAACTCCTACCACACCAACCTGCAg GCGGTGTTCCCCCGGCTGCTGCTGACGGAGCAGTTCGCGGACGTGACGCTGGCGTGCGAGTCGCGCCAGCTGCGCTGCCACAAGCTGGTGCTGTCGGCGTGCTCCGCCTACCTCGAGCGGCTGCTGCTGCAGAACCCCTGCGACCATCCCATCGTGCTCATGAGGGATATGAG GTTCAGCGAGATGCAGGCGCTGGTGGACTTCATGTACAAGGGCGAGGTGAACGTGACGCAGGACGAGTTGCCCAGCCTGCTCAAGAGCGCGGAGGCGCTGCAGATCAGGG GTCTCTGCTCCAGTGACACGTCGGGTCTCACGTCTGAAGGCAAGCCCGAGAACAAAGACTTCACGGTGGCGAGTGAGGCGCTCGTCGCCAACGCGCAGCGAGACACCAACACCACCAACG GCCCCGCAGCACCACAACCAAAGCCAACGACCAACCCACCGGCGACGACAAACGGCGCCAAGAAGAGGAAGTCGGAGGAGCGGCCCTCGGAGGTGAAGGAGGAGACCGTCGAGGAGGACGGACTCTACTACGGCGAGCTCGACAACGACAACTTGGAGTACAACGAG gacgAAGATACAGGCAAACCAGGAAGCAGTCTTGGACAACCTTCTG GTGTTAGGACCTCCACGGAGATCGTGACGCGACACTTTATCGACATGGACCACGGAATACCGCTAAACATCCACGCGAGGCCGCGGGTCGTCGGCCGACGCCCCAACGCGATCGTCAACATCGAAACGGACGTGTTCCAGGAGAAATCCTACAAACAATATTCGTCGCAGCACCTTAGAGACGCTCTGATCGCCGTAAAAAAGGGGTACAGTGTATACGCAGCTTCGAATAAATACGGGGTACCGAGGAAAACTTTGCGGAATTGGatggaaaaatatgatataaagaGTCAGTTCTCTAAAgggcggcgaggcgcgcgcaCCACGCAGATACTGGACCCGCTCGACTTGATGGTGGAGGCGCGCTCCGAGCGGTATGAGGACACCTTGTAA